DNA from Acipenser ruthenus unplaced genomic scaffold, fAciRut3.2 maternal haplotype, whole genome shotgun sequence:
CATGCGTTCATGAGCTAAAACACAGCGTATAAACTACATGCCTTTTATAGTATCCTAtagcgccctctgctggtggagggggGCATAGCAGAAATAGACACAACTAAATGATgaaataccattttaaaatttcaaaacacatatatcaagttattattattattaatgaaccaCAAATTGATTCACAGCAGTGATTGCAACATATACCcttagatattattatttatttcttagcagacgcccttatccagggcgacttacaattgttacaagatatcacattatttttacatacaattacccattttcacagttgggtttttagtggagcaatctaggtaaagtaccttgctcaagggtacagcagcagtgtccccccacctgggattgaacccacgaccctccggtcaagagtccagagccctaaacactactccacactgctgccccatatctagatctttatataaatacactattaaaaataatatttttaaaaaatgtcataatGGCACAAATGATCATCCAAAGACGTCATCTTGAACtgcaatctgttttttttatttgcttagcTAGATCTATTTTTGACTGAACGGACCTGTAACTCCTAACTCGCCTCCGGCTCTCCGTTACCAAAGGTTGCTATGGATACCTCCTTGAGGACGACGTCACAAGCAACAGGAGAACGAAGCGGGGGCGGAGCCGGTTTGGTTCCACGACAACAACAGCGAGGGCGGTGTTCGGCAATCTCCGTCAATCTCCGGCCAGCATTCAATTCGATGCTCGTGTGCGCCTGTGCGAATCGACTCGCCCTTCCTTCCTGatccccccctccctcccggTACAGTAATGGCAGTGTTGGATCGGAGATTTTAACCAGCTCGCTCCAGGAAAGCAAGCGCCGATTGATCTGAGCCCGGATTGAACCGAACCGCTTCGGGACCGGTCCATTTATCACACGCACGAGATGGTAAGACTGGAGGTCATGTAGGGGTGGGGGCAATGTGATATATTTTTGGAGGGAGTACGGCACCCCCCATAGcgccactgtacagtacagagcagtatCAGgtgagactctctctctctctctctctctctgccgcTCACCTGGAGCGCTGCTGACAGGTAACAGCTGCCGGAAACAAAGAAACCATTAGAactctatatttaaaaaacaagctACCAAATCCGCCGGATTGAAACCTCTGCAGCGGGCTGTCTCGATCCGAAGCACGCCGGTCATCGATTCAGTACAAACGCTGCGAGGCTGCGgcgtttatatgtatgtatatatatatgtatatataactaTTGTTTTAGCTGCTCTGTAGGCCGGCTGGTCTGAGGGCGCGGTTAGATGAGTCGTACGGCGTCTGAACTCTGCGTTGTTGTTATATGTTGGTTTACTGTGTAGCTGTTTCCctcgatacacacacacagtgtagcgCTGAGAATGCGTCAGTGTTGCCGAGCTTCTCGAACGGTGACGCTGCTTTGTGGGTCGAGTCGTTATACTTCGTACAGAGTCGGAATAACCCGAGCCCCGAACGACAGCTggactcgtttttttttttttttttttttttttttttttttttttttttttttttttttttttttaaatctgggcTTCGCTCGGACGAACCGAAATTTGAGAGGGGAAGTTGTTaccgaatattattattattattattattattattattattattattattattattattattaaaaacagaaacaaaacaaacaacatctaaattacaaaaacgtttattatttttttatcttccAATAATTAGAATTGATGGTTTTATTTATgttaccgggggggggggggggggaagtacTCAGCTGCGCTGATGTGTCGTGTACAGGTGTACGAGCTGAGAAAGGAAGTTCACGtcaccgctctgtgctttacaatgcttccctatgctttaccacacctctctgtgctttacaatgcttccctatgctttaccacacctctctgtgctttacaatgcttccctatgctttaccacacctctctgtgctttacaatgcttccctatgctttaccacacctctctgtgctttacaatgcttcctctatgctttaccacacctctctgtgctttattacacactAAGCTCTTAGCTATTCGGTTTCGCTCCTAATTAAATGGTTACATTGTTGAATTCACGCCCTGTGTTTTAGTTTCGTTTGTAAACCATTACAATAAGAGAAGCGTTTTTCAGACTTTGTACTGATGAAGCGTTTAGAGACGGAGGGAGTGACTCGTTTGTaaaatgagtgtgtgtgtttttttttttttgaacgttTTGCCTCGCAGATCACCctggcttgtttgtttgtttgtttatgttttgtttacatGCTGGTATAAAAGTCAGTTCTACGGGTtactgtcaacatttaccaagcaaGGGGGTGAATATCCAGAGTTAATCTGATGCGTTTCAGACATGCAGTGAAGCGTATCAGTGAAGCACTTCGATATTCATGAGATTTACCGCTAAATATCCACACTGAAGCATCGTCATGGTTAtttcagacattattattattattattattattattattattattattattattattattattatttggtttaaATGCTTCTCTTATTTGAATCGTTTACAAACTGAAGACATTTaccatgaaacacacacacacacagacacacacacgtacgcacgcacgcacgcacgcgcacacacacacgtacgcacgcacacacgcacgcacgcacgcatgcacacacacacacatatattccctctctgtgtctcagatGAGCTTCATGCTGTTGTTCAGCAGGCAggggaagctgtgtgtgtgttgcagtgtgtgtgtgtgtgtgtgtgtagcagtgtgtgtgtatagctctcactctctctctctccctcttgctctctctctctctctctctctctctctctttccctccctctctccctccccctctctccctctctcgctccctctctccctcctcctctctccctcctcctctctctccctctccctcctctctctcgctccctctctttctctttctctctctctcgctcccccctctctctctctctctctcgctccccccccccctctctctctctctctctctctctctctctctctctctcagatgcgATTCATGCTGTTGTTCAGCAGGCAGGGGAAGCTGCGTTTGCAGAAGTGGTACACGCCCACCTCGGAGAGAGACAAGAAGAAGCTGGTCCGGGAGCTCATGCAGATGGTTCTGGCCCGCAAGCCCAAGATGTGCAGCTTCCTGGAGTGGAGGGACCTGAAGATCGTGTACAAGAGGTGAGGGGACCGGACCGGACTGGACCGCCCCGGATCTTTCTAATTATAGCAGCATTGTTCTACTGACATTGCAGCTCCAGTGCTGTACTGTTCAGTTAGTTACAAtgatcagtgttattgaaactaaactgagtcaagcagaccagcgttttggctctagtgccttcatcagtgttattgaaactaaactgagtcaagcagaccagcgtttgggctctaatgccttcatcagtgttattgaaactaaactgagtcaagcagaccagcgtttgggctccagtgccttcatcacgGTTACTGTTTAGACTGACTTTTTGACAGATAAGAAAATGTCTGTACACTGATCCCTGCAGTAGGGTGCAACCTAGTGGTGAGTTGCTGTTCTGCTTCCGGCCAGGAGAGGGCAGTGTTGCTGCAGGAGATGAATTCTCATTTCTGGTTGAAAAAATGtccgtctctgtgtctgtctttctCCCTGTCCCCTGTCCCTCTCTCAGGTACGCCAGCCTGTATTTCTGCTGTGCTGTGGAGGAGCAGGACAATGAGCTCATCACCCTGGAGGTGATCCATCGCTTCGTGGAGCTGCTGGACAAATACTTTGGCAGTGTGagtgggggctgggggggggggggtgcgggggCTTGGGggcttggggggtggggggtgcggGGTGTCAGTGCTGGGGAGTGCACTGCAGCCGGGTCTGTACCATTCAGTTATTGGGACGGATCttcacagaaatcaggtgctgacagtcAGGCGAGGGGCACTGGAGTCCATCCCGCTGATTCACCGtttgaaacgagtgaagaaacagctgctggggttCGTGTGGATCTCTGCTCTCCGCAGAGTCtgaagaaaagcagcgatcgtcACAAACCTGAGccgctgtttcttcactcgttacACTCTGAACAGCGGATCAGCCCGATGGACACCAGTGCCCCCCGCGTGCGGAGAGAGCTCGCTGTCTAAATGTTAAAGGGATCCGCTCTCACCCCCCCGCAGGTCTGCGAGCTGGATATCATCTTCAACTTCGAGAAGGCCTACTTTATCCTGGATGAGTTCCTGATGGGGGGAGAGATTCAGGACACCTCGAAAAAGAGTGTTCTGAAAGCCATCGAGCAGGCTGACCTGCTGCAAGAGGTGTGTGTGATACAGCAGAGTCACTACAGGGAGGGGTGTGTGATACAGCAGAGTCACTACAGGGAGGGGTGTGTGATACAGCAGAGTCACTACAGGGAGGGGGGTGTGATACAGCAGAGTCACTACAGGGAGGGGTGTGTGATACAGCAGAGTCACTACAGGGAGGGgggtgtgatacagcacagttaCTACAGGGAGGGgggtgtgatacagcacagttaCTACAGGGAGGGGTTGTGATACAGCAGAGTCACTACAGGGAGGGgtgtgtgatacagcacagtattTGTGAAACCTGCTATATAATGTTatggtaacatattgaattacacacctctttgcagttttccatagaatgaaaaaatgactttttgaaatctaacaggaaatattttattactattatggcttccggtagactctttttttttttttttagcaatatcattttgtagtttctttgatcacatgatgttaaatttattatttgtttatttagcagacgcctttatccaagacgacttacagagactgtaaaatatctaaattatgtccatccccctcctctctctctctctttctctatgtctctctctctctcttcttctccCCCAGGAGGATGAATCTCCCCGCAGTGTTCTAGAAGAGATGGGACTGGCGTAGCGGCTCTAGAACCCAAAACCTAGAACCCAGAACATTAGAGTGTAACCATCATTAACCTGCCCCCGGCCCCCCGTGTaacacactgcccccccccccccccccccccccgcataacacactgccccctagtgaaTGTAAGAAAGTAATGCTATTAAGCAATAGGGCATGAGTATTTGTGATACTTCTCGGATCCACTAGAGGGCAGCGTGGTGCTTTGACCCATTCAGTCCTGAATAATTCTTGTCGCGCTGAAGGATGCAAAAGGAAGCGACGTAATTCAAACagaaactcctttattgagtacacaggaccacaggacaccaaaaaacatttttctgtgtattttggAAAATGGAACTTTAGTCTTTTTAAGACGCTCTCGACCTGGAAGAAGTTAAAAATTCTGACgagaatttttattatttttttaaagaagaaattcTTTAGTCCAGATCGCTGTGATGAAATGCACTCGGGTCCGAGTCGCTCTTTTAAAGCGTCCTTTTGAAGGAGGGATACAAGGGAGGAAGCAACGATCTTCCATTTCTAtagaaatctatttaaaaaagggAATCGCCTGAATGTAATTTTATATGAAAAACATGAACCCTCACAATAACAGCTGGATCGAAAACCCAGTTCCGATGGAAGTCAAATGTCTTTTTAAATTGTGTGAAATGATTCTGATTCTTATTGTcgttatttctattattattatcaatattatttgttgttgatattattttttttatttgctggttTAGTTTCGTCTTGATAAGGGATCGTGTTGTTTGTGTGAAATGGCCTGGATTAATAAACACTATCATTGAGCTGAacggtctctgtgtgtgtgtgtgtgtgtgtgtgtgtgtgtgtgcgcgcgcgcgcgcgtgtgtatcagtgtgtgagtgaaactgtgtgtctgtgtctctgtgtgtttgtgtgtctcaatgtgtgtgtgtgtcagtgtctcagtgtgtgtgtgttgtgtgtgtcagtgtctcagtgtgtgtcagtgtctcagtgtgtgtgttgtgtgtgttgtgtgtgtcagtgtctcagtgtgtgtgttgtgtgtgttgtgtgtgtcagtgtctcagtgtgtgtgttgtgtgtgtcagtgtctcagtgtgtttatgtgtgtgtgtgtgtgtgtcagtcttcCTCCATGTTGACTGCATGttgaactgtgtgttttttttgtatccatCCCCATGAGGTCTCCGTGCATGAAAGGTGAAGCTGCTGGTGTTGCTGCTGGTGATTTTGTGATCTTTGCTGCTGTGGCTCGGAGATTCGTTATCGGTGGATTGGAAGGACGAAAGCTCAGTTGAAGATGAGATCTTGAGCTACCACACGGCCTGGAAGCAGGGTTCATTAACTGggtcagttaaacaatttagaacagggtttggaGCACAGACAAGGAGAGGAAGGGCCAGCATTGTCCGGCTGATCTCAGTCCAGGCTGCGGTTCAGGGATAAAGGCACTGCTATTGGAATGCCATTGTCAGCCAAGAATCTCCAGTGTTACTCAATCATAGACCCCCAGATCaatcactgtgtgtctgtgtgtctgtgtgtgtgtgtgtgtgtgtgagtgtgtgttactCAATCATAGACCCCCAGATCaatcactgtgtgtctgtgtgtgtgtgtgtgtgtgtgagtgtgtgttactCAATCATAGACCCCCAGATCaatcactgtgtgtctgtgtgtgtgtgtgtgtgtgtgtgtgtgtgtgttactcaaTCATAGACCCCCAGAtcaatcactgtgtgtgtgtgtgtgtgtgtgtgtgtgtgtgtgtgtgttactcaaTCATAGACCCCcagatcactgtgtgtgtgtgtgtgtgtgtgagtgtgtgtgtgtgtgtgtgtgtgtgtgtgtgtgtgtgtgtgagtgtgtgttactCAATCATACACCCCCAGAtcaatcactgtgtgtgtgtgagtgtgttacTCAATCATAGACCCCCAGAtcaatcactgtgtgtgtgtgtgtgtgtgagtgtgtgagtgtgtgtgtgtgtgtgtgtgtgtgtgagt
Protein-coding regions in this window:
- the LOC131730532 gene encoding AP-1 complex subunit sigma-1A isoform X1; this translates as MMRFMLLFSRQGKLRLQKWYTPTSERDKKKLVRELMQMVLARKPKMCSFLEWRDLKIVYKRYASLYFCCAVEEQDNELITLEVIHRFVELLDKYFGSVCELDIIFNFEKAYFILDEFLMGGEIQDTSKKSVLKAIEQADLLQEEDESPRSVLEEMGLA
- the LOC131730532 gene encoding AP-1 complex subunit sigma-1A isoform X2, giving the protein MRFMLLFSRQGKLRLQKWYTPTSERDKKKLVRELMQMVLARKPKMCSFLEWRDLKIVYKRYASLYFCCAVEEQDNELITLEVIHRFVELLDKYFGSVCELDIIFNFEKAYFILDEFLMGGEIQDTSKKSVLKAIEQADLLQEEDESPRSVLEEMGLA